One region of Tumebacillus amylolyticus genomic DNA includes:
- a CDS encoding DUF4178 domain-containing protein, which translates to MSVFDRIKNIWKANNNEGTQVVQRTLTNLRVGDIVSYDLEDYKVEGITTYRSGGQVKYGYLLSGPKNGYLMVEPKESVRAYLYETLDARLENPEEINHEMIYDDVSYFEAVRGEATVNVQGRSAFNHYDVVYWWMHLSDDGKAMLFEWQSGEIIIRVGGKVKPSEVMILPGSE; encoded by the coding sequence ATGAGCGTTTTTGATCGTATCAAGAATATCTGGAAAGCCAACAACAACGAGGGCACGCAAGTGGTGCAACGCACGCTCACCAACCTGCGCGTCGGGGACATCGTTTCGTATGATTTGGAGGATTATAAAGTCGAAGGCATCACCACCTACCGCAGCGGAGGTCAGGTCAAGTACGGCTATTTGCTCTCCGGCCCGAAAAACGGCTACCTCATGGTCGAGCCGAAGGAATCGGTTCGCGCGTACTTGTACGAAACGCTGGATGCCCGCTTGGAGAATCCGGAAGAGATCAACCACGAGATGATCTACGACGATGTGTCGTACTTCGAAGCGGTTCGCGGCGAAGCGACCGTCAACGTGCAAGGCCGCAGTGCGTTCAACCATTATGATGTCGTCTACTGGTGGATGCATCTGTCCGACGACGGCAAAGCGATGCTGTTTGAATGGCAAAGCGGCGAGATCATCATCCGCGTGGGCGGCAAGGTCAAACCGAGCGAAGTCATGATTCTCCCGGGCAGCGAATAA
- a CDS encoding S-layer homology domain-containing protein yields the protein MNRNFVKIAASTLLIAGLMAPSLSAVAATDTKAHVKVRVVGPNGFMKTEYLAVGAESFKNTAGDTVQMDKPTVLGALVDIAAKDSIDYTATTSQFGTYVNKINGVGEKTINNNTAWLFWVNGKSVDVGADQAELHDGDEVVWGFSDYTQTLYPKLEISSTHPFVGDNFTVKVTAQKTTYDANWNATTTTVPVEGASLATVNSDEAIFVTDKDGVATVKASDAGLLTLNLDKIDPATGLPLIIRSGDVNVLVGNKDAKFTDLNGYDWAAPSILKQAQAGIVVGDGSSHFEPGRAVTRGELAKMISLVGASNGDLNFGGEKQFSDVAARDHYNQFIQTVVRKNILSGDAEGTFRSNDGITRQELAIVVARLAGLSPETTDTLTFLDKGQIGDYAKGYVEAVVKAGYMHGYSEGLFSPLAYADRAEVALVLDSIHTSNN from the coding sequence ATGAACCGCAACTTCGTCAAAATCGCCGCTTCCACGCTGTTGATCGCTGGCCTGATGGCCCCGTCTCTCAGCGCAGTGGCTGCCACGGATACCAAGGCGCACGTGAAAGTCCGCGTCGTCGGCCCGAACGGGTTTATGAAAACGGAATACCTCGCCGTCGGTGCAGAGTCGTTCAAAAACACCGCGGGCGATACGGTCCAAATGGACAAGCCGACCGTATTGGGCGCACTGGTGGACATCGCGGCGAAGGACTCCATCGATTACACGGCGACCACTTCCCAATTCGGCACCTACGTGAACAAAATCAACGGCGTCGGGGAGAAAACCATCAACAACAACACCGCTTGGCTGTTCTGGGTGAACGGCAAGTCGGTCGATGTCGGGGCGGACCAAGCGGAACTGCATGACGGCGACGAAGTGGTCTGGGGCTTCTCCGACTACACGCAAACGCTGTACCCGAAACTTGAAATCTCTTCGACTCATCCGTTCGTGGGCGACAACTTCACCGTGAAAGTCACCGCGCAGAAGACCACGTACGACGCGAACTGGAACGCAACGACGACCACCGTGCCGGTCGAAGGCGCATCGCTTGCCACCGTCAACAGTGACGAAGCCATTTTTGTCACCGACAAAGACGGCGTGGCGACGGTGAAAGCGTCGGACGCAGGTCTGCTCACCCTCAACCTCGACAAAATCGACCCGGCGACCGGTCTCCCGCTGATCATCCGATCCGGCGACGTGAACGTGCTCGTAGGCAACAAAGACGCGAAGTTCACCGACCTCAACGGCTACGACTGGGCGGCACCGAGCATCCTGAAGCAAGCGCAAGCAGGCATCGTCGTCGGGGACGGGAGTTCGCACTTCGAACCGGGCCGTGCCGTAACCCGTGGCGAACTCGCGAAAATGATCTCGCTGGTCGGCGCTTCGAACGGGGATCTCAACTTCGGCGGCGAGAAGCAATTCTCCGACGTCGCAGCTCGTGATCACTACAACCAATTCATCCAAACGGTCGTGCGCAAAAACATCCTCTCCGGCGACGCGGAAGGCACGTTCCGTTCAAACGACGGGATCACCCGCCAAGAGCTGGCAATCGTCGTGGCACGCTTGGCAGGGCTCTCTCCGGAAACCACCGATACGCTGACGTTCCTCGACAAAGGACAGATCGGCGACTATGCGAAAGGCTACGTGGAAGCGGTCGTGAAGGCCGGTTACATGCACGGCTACTCCGAAGGCTTGTTCTCGCCGCTGGCGTACGCGGACCGTGCCGAAGTCGCTTTGGTGTTGGACTCCATCCATACTTCGAATAACTAG
- a CDS encoding DUF402 domain-containing protein, with amino-acid sequence MREVWMQAYKHDGREHRRWVKLYELPGERGVMWIEPNTAVVESDGGEWSSPFPVIYWVHPEKWYNVAILCREEGTGYYCNIASPIEYEEERNLYKFIDYDVDLIVNVDGVYEVVDEEELTEHAHAMKYPSDILLKIAEATAELVALFEAQEGPFDPEARERWTRLWHEANGE; translated from the coding sequence ATGAGAGAAGTTTGGATGCAAGCGTACAAGCACGACGGTCGTGAGCACCGTCGTTGGGTCAAGCTCTACGAACTGCCGGGCGAGCGAGGGGTGATGTGGATCGAACCGAACACGGCGGTTGTGGAATCGGACGGCGGGGAGTGGTCGAGCCCGTTTCCCGTCATCTATTGGGTACATCCGGAGAAATGGTACAACGTCGCGATCCTCTGTCGCGAGGAAGGCACAGGCTACTATTGCAACATCGCAAGCCCGATCGAGTATGAGGAAGAGCGCAACCTGTACAAATTCATCGACTATGACGTCGATTTGATCGTCAACGTCGACGGCGTGTACGAAGTGGTCGATGAAGAGGAACTGACAGAGCATGCCCACGCGATGAAGTATCCGTCCGACATCTTGCTCAAAATCGCAGAAGCGACGGCGGAGTTGGTGGCGTTGTTTGAAGCGCAAGAGGGGCCGTTCGACCCCGAGGCGCGGGAGAGATGGACGAGGTTGTGGCACGAGGCGAACGGGGAATAG
- a CDS encoding DUF4247 domain-containing protein — protein sequence MSKLTKTIALTLALTVFLVGCGMENSAQFIKDQYSLEDVKGSGDTQQKVYRAPGQAVPDVAKKIAAEQKPDEMSAESKERMFLVYPNYLIHVQQDPQKTEDTLVEVDTKQFVRQNYDPSFLNGFLAASLLSNIFGSGWRSYPRGGYTGVGYDRYYRGGTGGGTYTPPSTTPSRTTPSVKPPKSSSGKGRVIRKR from the coding sequence ATGTCGAAGCTGACGAAAACGATCGCACTCACTTTGGCACTCACCGTTTTTCTAGTCGGCTGTGGAATGGAGAATTCAGCCCAGTTCATCAAGGACCAATACTCGCTGGAGGACGTCAAAGGCTCCGGCGACACGCAGCAAAAAGTCTACCGGGCACCAGGTCAGGCCGTGCCCGACGTCGCGAAAAAGATCGCGGCTGAGCAGAAACCGGACGAGATGTCGGCAGAAAGCAAGGAGCGGATGTTCCTCGTCTACCCGAACTATCTCATCCACGTCCAGCAAGACCCGCAGAAAACGGAAGACACGCTCGTGGAAGTGGACACAAAGCAATTCGTCCGCCAGAACTACGACCCGAGCTTCCTCAACGGGTTTCTCGCGGCGTCGCTCTTGAGCAACATCTTCGGCAGCGGATGGCGCAGTTATCCACGCGGCGGGTACACGGGAGTCGGTTATGACCGCTACTACCGCGGGGGAACGGGAGGAGGCACTTACACGCCGCCAAGCACGACGCCGTCCCGCACGACCCCGTCTGTGAAACCGCCGAAGAGCAGCAGCGGCAAGGGCCGAGTGATTCGCAAGCGCTGA
- a CDS encoding energy-coupling factor transporter transmembrane component T: MSRSADRHNLRGHAATLLFYPFLMLMVSVLTYHPLYLGTELLVLIFALALHGGVRTFGRTLKFSIPILVLILAINTLLNKNGATLLYKGPTVAILGQIRITWEALAYGLIMGLRMLVFFAIFALALNWLSADRALGLSAKVAKRSAVTVMMTTRLIPYLTEQSHQIGDVLRTRGVRFEEGNLLSRLAARRPLLNVLLISSLEGSWQVAESMEARGFGQGKRTSYSRERWSRIDLIIWLTFLAAIALVVWSWFTAWTWIEFYPRIQTVMADEGPWPTVFHAVALALLLALPPLLLKKRRRTSNGTS, encoded by the coding sequence ATGAGCCGAAGCGCAGATCGTCACAACTTGCGCGGTCACGCCGCGACGTTGCTTTTTTACCCGTTTCTCATGCTGATGGTCTCCGTGCTGACGTACCATCCGCTGTATTTGGGCACGGAGTTGCTCGTTTTGATATTCGCCCTCGCGCTTCACGGCGGTGTGCGAACGTTTGGACGCACGCTGAAATTTTCGATCCCGATCTTGGTGCTCATCCTCGCCATCAACACCCTGCTGAACAAAAACGGCGCCACCCTGCTCTACAAAGGTCCGACGGTCGCGATCCTCGGACAGATTCGCATCACGTGGGAAGCGCTTGCGTACGGGTTGATCATGGGGCTTCGGATGCTGGTGTTCTTCGCGATCTTCGCCCTCGCGCTGAACTGGCTTTCGGCAGACCGGGCGCTCGGCTTGTCGGCGAAAGTCGCGAAACGCTCCGCCGTCACCGTGATGATGACGACCCGTCTCATTCCGTATCTCACCGAGCAGTCCCACCAGATCGGAGACGTTCTGCGCACGCGGGGTGTGCGGTTTGAGGAAGGCAACCTCCTCTCTCGCCTCGCCGCCCGCCGACCGCTGCTGAACGTCCTGCTGATCTCGTCCCTCGAAGGCTCGTGGCAAGTCGCCGAATCGATGGAAGCCCGCGGGTTTGGGCAAGGCAAACGCACCTCCTACTCGCGGGAACGGTGGAGTCGCATCGATTTGATCATTTGGCTGACGTTCCTCGCCGCCATCGCGCTCGTCGTCTGGTCTTGGTTCACAGCGTGGACGTGGATCGAATTTTACCCGCGCATCCAAACGGTCATGGCAGACGAAGGACCGTGGCCGACGGTATTTCATGCGGTCGCACTGGCACTCCTGCTGGCGTTGCCGCCGCTTTTGCTGAAAAAAAGGAGACGAACTTCCAATGGCACTTCCTGA
- the fabL gene encoding enoyl-[acyl-carrier-protein] reductase FabL, whose amino-acid sequence MSSLTGKIALVTGGSRGIGRSIALKLAEEGADVVINFFRNRKPAEETKAMIESLGRRCHIIKANVGDLDKHQLIFDEIQEVMGGLDILISNAASGVQLPAMEVEEKHWDWTLSINSKALLFLAQKAVPMMEARGGGSIVAISSLGSKFALKNYINVGTSKAALESIVRYLGVELAPKNIIVNAVSGAAVDTDALTHFPNREEMIQAAVDRTPAGRMITPEDLANSVLFLCSEQSRMIVGQTLVVDGGYSLIG is encoded by the coding sequence ATGTCTTCACTTACCGGCAAGATCGCACTCGTCACCGGAGGCTCCCGCGGCATTGGCCGTTCGATTGCATTGAAACTGGCGGAAGAGGGCGCAGACGTCGTCATCAACTTTTTCCGCAACCGCAAACCGGCGGAAGAAACCAAAGCGATGATCGAATCTCTCGGCCGTCGCTGCCATATCATCAAAGCGAACGTCGGCGACCTCGACAAGCACCAATTGATCTTTGACGAAATCCAAGAAGTGATGGGCGGCCTCGACATCCTCATCTCGAACGCGGCGTCCGGCGTGCAACTTCCGGCGATGGAAGTCGAAGAAAAGCACTGGGACTGGACGCTCAGCATCAATTCCAAAGCGCTGCTCTTCCTCGCGCAAAAAGCAGTCCCGATGATGGAAGCACGCGGCGGCGGCTCCATCGTGGCGATCTCGTCGCTCGGCTCTAAATTCGCGCTGAAAAACTACATCAACGTCGGCACCTCCAAAGCGGCTCTCGAATCGATCGTACGCTACCTCGGCGTGGAACTCGCTCCGAAGAACATCATCGTCAACGCCGTCTCGGGCGCAGCAGTGGACACCGACGCTCTCACGCACTTCCCGAACCGTGAAGAGATGATCCAAGCGGCGGTCGACCGCACCCCGGCAGGTCGCATGATTACGCCGGAAGACCTCGCGAACTCCGTGCTGTTCCTCTGCTCCGAGCAGTCTCGCATGATCGTCGGCCAAACCTTGGTCGTCGACGGCGGCTATTCGTTGATTGGCTAG
- a CDS encoding DUF4430 domain-containing protein: MKIARSLGLFVALALVGTACGKSSSDAQKPDALPQLEVQTPVVDDKKQEAEPKSQEQQATPSEKNASDTQASSESGKNPSASTANSARSGGNGKSSNGGTSGAGSSNGSSNGNSASNGTTSNSSGTNSQPSNNSTGATNGNFELSVTEYFGNNSVFNEPVAVSTEQSLLDTMRDHLDIETAYGGSFVNGINGTKSGYTSKSIFTRKKRDWFYYVNGSVSPVGADAVKPKPGDAIWWDYHDWSGDGSSTPSVVASYPHPFTTGYNGAQPGTTIYFSGDHVSDANRLANALRGFGAGNVSTAAYADGSVAHPSTNVIVLGTWSELGNQPTMQTLFGSPTHTGLYAKFSGDNVQLLTYQGKNTDQTGLGAILATGSNGGGGSTPTWLVIGATEAGLEQALDIMIARPGDLRGKVGVVVNGSNVLAVPVAQ, translated from the coding sequence ATGAAGATCGCAAGGAGTCTTGGGCTTTTCGTTGCGCTTGCACTGGTCGGCACTGCATGCGGCAAATCATCGTCCGACGCGCAGAAGCCGGACGCTCTGCCCCAACTAGAGGTGCAGACCCCCGTCGTCGATGACAAGAAGCAGGAGGCGGAACCAAAATCCCAAGAGCAACAAGCCACCCCTTCTGAGAAAAACGCCTCGGACACGCAAGCGTCTTCCGAGTCGGGCAAAAACCCGTCTGCGTCGACGGCAAACTCTGCAAGAAGCGGCGGCAATGGCAAGAGCTCCAATGGCGGCACGAGTGGAGCAGGGAGTTCCAATGGTTCCAGCAATGGGAACTCCGCTTCGAACGGGACAACGTCCAATTCGTCCGGCACGAACAGCCAGCCGAGCAACAACTCGACCGGCGCGACGAACGGGAACTTCGAACTCAGCGTCACGGAGTACTTCGGCAACAACTCCGTCTTCAACGAACCGGTAGCCGTCTCGACGGAGCAGAGTCTGCTCGATACGATGCGCGACCATCTCGACATCGAGACGGCGTACGGCGGTTCGTTTGTCAACGGCATCAACGGCACGAAGTCGGGCTATACGAGCAAGTCGATTTTCACCCGCAAGAAGCGCGATTGGTTTTACTATGTCAACGGCAGCGTCTCGCCGGTCGGAGCAGATGCAGTCAAACCGAAACCGGGCGACGCAATTTGGTGGGACTATCACGACTGGTCGGGCGACGGTTCCAGCACGCCGAGCGTCGTGGCCTCCTATCCGCATCCGTTCACGACCGGTTACAACGGAGCGCAACCCGGCACGACGATCTACTTCAGCGGAGATCATGTATCTGACGCGAACCGTCTCGCCAACGCCCTGCGAGGTTTTGGCGCAGGCAACGTCTCCACAGCCGCGTATGCGGACGGCAGTGTCGCGCATCCGTCAACCAATGTGATCGTACTCGGCACATGGAGCGAACTCGGCAACCAGCCGACGATGCAAACGCTGTTCGGCTCGCCGACGCACACGGGCTTGTACGCGAAATTCTCCGGTGACAACGTTCAACTTTTGACCTACCAAGGCAAAAACACCGACCAAACAGGCCTTGGAGCCATCCTCGCCACGGGAAGCAACGGAGGCGGCGGTTCCACTCCGACTTGGTTGGTCATCGGAGCGACGGAAGCGGGTCTCGAGCAAGCCCTCGACATCATGATTGCAAGACCCGGCGACCTGCGCGGCAAAGTCGGCGTCGTCGTCAACGGGAGCAACGTCCTCGCCGTCCCCGTCGCGCAATGA
- a CDS encoding YidC/Oxa1 family membrane protein insertase codes for MSNWGPILFLADLLRPVLSGIENLVHDWGLAVILLTLIVRVCLFPLTVRQARFGYRNRAFSKAYREVKQKHKDDPDKLKEAAMQLTSEHKFNPFSMLGTMVVQMPIFAAVYAVFYHFGSDITTVLLPWSHALNQADASHILPFLVGGLSAVGALVPIVAPDEMGQVGQMSKFLPILMVFPMMVFFLWKAPVAIGLYMATSSLWGIVERKFLRTDYAVHKFRLHTGLAKPVGGMGELRRVETGEV; via the coding sequence ATGAGCAACTGGGGACCTATTTTATTTCTCGCAGATTTGTTGCGGCCGGTGTTGAGCGGAATCGAGAATCTGGTACACGATTGGGGCTTGGCTGTGATCTTGCTGACTCTGATCGTCCGGGTGTGCCTGTTCCCGTTGACCGTTCGACAAGCGCGGTTCGGGTACCGCAACCGAGCTTTTTCCAAAGCGTACCGCGAAGTGAAGCAGAAGCACAAGGACGACCCTGACAAGCTCAAGGAAGCGGCCATGCAACTCACGTCCGAGCACAAGTTCAATCCGTTCTCGATGCTTGGGACGATGGTGGTGCAGATGCCGATCTTTGCCGCGGTCTATGCGGTTTTCTATCATTTTGGAAGCGACATCACCACTGTGCTGCTGCCGTGGTCGCATGCGTTGAACCAAGCGGACGCTTCGCACATCTTGCCGTTTCTCGTAGGCGGGTTGAGCGCGGTCGGGGCTTTGGTTCCGATCGTGGCGCCTGATGAGATGGGGCAAGTGGGGCAGATGTCGAAGTTTTTGCCGATCCTCATGGTGTTTCCGATGATGGTGTTCTTCCTCTGGAAAGCACCGGTTGCCATCGGGCTGTACATGGCCACGTCGTCGCTGTGGGGGATCGTGGAACGCAAGTTTTTACGCACGGATTATGCTGTCCATAAGTTTCGTTTACATACAGGTCTTGCCAAACCTGTAGGCGGCATGGGAGAATTGAGGAGAGTAGAAACGGGGGAAGTGTAA
- the fabI gene encoding enoyl-ACP reductase FabI, which produces MNQLLAGKKFLIMGVANDRSIAWAIAKQLHESGATLAFSYQGDRLESRVTKLVEATMPGSTMVQVDVTRDDEVAGAFALLKEQWGTMDGLVHSLAFAKTEELEGNFVDTSREGYLLAQDISAFSLVACSRYAKDMMPDGGTIITMTYLGGERVVGNYNVMGVAKAALDQSVRYLAADLGAQNIRVNAISAGPINTLAARGVKNFTSILPQVAEKSPLKRNITQEEVAKTALFLASDLSSGITGEIIHVDAGYHIMG; this is translated from the coding sequence ATGAATCAATTGTTAGCCGGTAAGAAGTTCCTCATCATGGGCGTGGCCAACGACCGCTCGATCGCTTGGGCGATTGCCAAGCAACTGCACGAATCGGGCGCAACCCTTGCGTTCAGCTACCAAGGCGACCGTTTGGAATCCCGCGTTACGAAGCTTGTCGAAGCAACGATGCCGGGTTCTACGATGGTTCAGGTCGACGTGACCCGTGACGACGAAGTCGCAGGCGCCTTTGCCCTGCTCAAGGAACAATGGGGCACGATGGACGGCCTCGTTCATTCCCTCGCATTTGCAAAAACCGAAGAACTCGAAGGCAACTTCGTCGACACGTCCCGCGAAGGCTATCTGCTCGCGCAAGACATCTCGGCGTTCTCGTTGGTCGCTTGCTCCCGTTATGCCAAAGACATGATGCCCGACGGCGGCACGATCATCACCATGACCTACCTCGGCGGCGAGCGCGTCGTCGGCAACTACAACGTCATGGGCGTTGCCAAAGCAGCGTTGGACCAAAGCGTCCGCTACCTGGCAGCCGATCTCGGCGCACAAAACATCCGCGTCAACGCCATCTCCGCCGGCCCGATCAACACGCTGGCAGCGCGCGGTGTGAAAAACTTCACCTCGATTCTCCCGCAAGTGGCGGAGAAATCGCCGCTCAAGCGCAACATCACCCAAGAAGAAGTAGCCAAAACAGCCCTGTTCCTCGCATCCGACCTCTCTTCCGGCATCACCGGCGAGATCATTCACGTCGATGCTGGCTACCACATCATGGGCTAA
- a CDS encoding NAD-dependent succinate-semialdehyde dehydrogenase: MTTTSKLYINGEWIATDSTFEVTDPATGQVVGYAADADVSHADAAIDAAHKAFPAWAATPAHKRSQMLYKWYNLIMEQRNELAAILTGEMGKPLMEAKGELINAAGFVQWYAEEAKRVHGETIPHLEPTKRITVLKQPVGVVSAITPWNFPAGMITRKVAPALAAGCTIVLKPAEQTPLTAVRLIELAEQAGFPAGVINLITTSKPAEVGTMLTTDKRVRKVTFTGSTEVGKLIARNAADTVKRVSLELGGHAPFIVFDDADIKKAVFGLINSKYRNAGQTCICTNRVYVHKNIAEEFVKAAAEEVQKQFKLGHGLEKETTMGPLIDQQALDKATLHVEDAVSKGATVVTGGKRHGEQGYFFEPTLLSGVTEEMRIATEETFGPVAPVFTFETEQEVLARANNSDYGLAAYVYTNDLGRSIRMSEGLEYGIVGVNDPMPANAVQAPFGGMKQSGLGREGGHYGMEPFLEVKYISTGF; the protein is encoded by the coding sequence ATGACGACGACCAGCAAGCTTTACATAAACGGTGAGTGGATCGCGACCGATTCCACTTTTGAAGTAACGGACCCGGCGACAGGCCAAGTAGTCGGTTACGCGGCAGACGCAGACGTTTCGCACGCAGACGCGGCGATCGACGCAGCACACAAAGCATTCCCGGCTTGGGCGGCAACTCCGGCGCACAAACGCTCGCAGATGCTCTACAAGTGGTACAACTTGATCATGGAGCAACGCAACGAACTGGCAGCGATCCTCACCGGCGAAATGGGCAAACCGCTCATGGAAGCCAAGGGTGAATTGATCAACGCAGCCGGCTTCGTGCAATGGTACGCCGAAGAAGCGAAACGCGTTCACGGCGAAACCATCCCGCACCTCGAACCGACCAAGCGCATCACCGTGCTCAAACAACCGGTCGGCGTGGTCTCGGCGATTACTCCGTGGAACTTCCCGGCGGGCATGATTACCCGCAAAGTTGCCCCGGCTCTGGCGGCAGGTTGCACCATCGTGCTCAAACCGGCGGAGCAAACGCCGCTGACCGCCGTTCGCCTGATCGAACTCGCGGAACAAGCAGGCTTCCCGGCGGGCGTCATCAACTTGATCACGACGTCGAAACCGGCTGAAGTCGGCACGATGCTCACCACCGACAAGCGCGTGCGCAAAGTCACCTTCACCGGCTCGACCGAAGTCGGCAAGCTGATTGCCCGCAACGCGGCAGACACCGTCAAGCGCGTCTCCCTGGAACTGGGCGGCCATGCACCGTTCATCGTGTTCGACGATGCGGATATCAAAAAAGCGGTATTCGGCCTGATCAACTCCAAATACCGCAACGCAGGTCAAACTTGCATCTGCACCAACCGCGTCTACGTTCACAAAAACATCGCCGAAGAGTTCGTGAAAGCGGCAGCCGAGGAAGTTCAGAAGCAATTCAAACTCGGCCACGGCCTTGAAAAAGAAACCACCATGGGTCCGCTGATCGACCAACAAGCGCTCGACAAAGCAACTCTGCACGTCGAAGATGCAGTTTCCAAAGGCGCAACCGTCGTCACCGGCGGCAAGCGTCACGGCGAGCAAGGTTACTTCTTCGAACCGACCCTGCTGTCCGGCGTCACCGAAGAGATGCGCATCGCGACCGAAGAAACCTTCGGCCCGGTTGCTCCGGTCTTCACCTTCGAAACGGAGCAAGAAGTTCTGGCGCGTGCCAACAATTCCGACTACGGCCTCGCCGCCTATGTCTACACCAACGATCTCGGCCGTTCGATCCGCATGAGCGAAGGCCTCGAATACGGCATCGTCGGCGTCAACGACCCGATGCCGGCCAACGCCGTGCAAGCACCGTTTGGCGGGATGAAGCAATCCGGTCTCGGTCGCGAAGGCGGTCACTACGGCATGGAGCCGTTCCTCGAAGTGAAGTACATCTCCACCGGCTTCTAA
- a CDS encoding DUF4247 domain-containing protein: MMSKAMALLLACSVVLAGCGGGSSSTSASMNAQDYIKNKYSLESADGSGSNMQKVYRATGQSVPDVAQKIADQQKPDEMSKSDDDDMFLVYNNDIVHVQQDGEKQSDTLIEVDSKQYVQQHYDPNYLSPFLTGMLIGNMFGSNWGSKSYPSYHGYGEYKYSSKYPGKSYPHKSSSYNYGSSSGSSSSSSKSGSSSSSGSSSSSKSGSSSSSKSSVTPPKSSSGTGKVITKKK, translated from the coding sequence ATGATGTCCAAAGCAATGGCCCTCCTGCTCGCTTGCTCAGTCGTTTTGGCTGGGTGCGGCGGTGGCAGCAGCAGTACCAGTGCCAGCATGAACGCGCAAGATTACATCAAGAACAAATACAGCCTGGAGAGCGCGGACGGCTCCGGTTCCAACATGCAGAAAGTCTATCGCGCAACGGGCCAGAGTGTGCCGGATGTCGCGCAGAAGATCGCCGATCAACAAAAGCCGGATGAAATGTCGAAATCGGATGACGATGACATGTTCCTCGTCTACAACAACGACATCGTCCACGTCCAGCAAGACGGTGAGAAGCAATCCGACACGCTGATTGAAGTGGACTCCAAGCAATACGTGCAACAGCATTATGACCCGAACTACCTGTCGCCGTTCCTGACCGGGATGTTGATCGGGAACATGTTCGGCAGCAACTGGGGTTCGAAGTCGTATCCGTCCTATCATGGGTACGGGGAATACAAGTATTCTTCGAAGTATCCGGGCAAGTCGTACCCGCACAAGAGTTCGTCGTATAATTACGGTTCCTCGTCGGGCAGCTCTTCGTCTTCCTCGAAGTCGGGGTCAAGCTCTTCGTCGGGGTCGTCCTCTTCTTCGAAGTCCGGGTCGTCCTCCTCGTCCAAGAGCAGCGTAACACCGCCGAAGTCCTCTTCCGGCACGGGGAAAGTCATCACCAAGAAGAAATAA
- a CDS encoding metallophosphoesterase, with protein sequence MLIILTVLLLVAVVVAALIGYAHWNTFRPVVRHVETTLDEQLGDKSELRIVQLSDLHMERQSIKPERMAKIIADANADLIVMTGDYLDNYDNLDKFMLYLDEIKKIEPEHGIWLVWGNHDHYLGERIDDLAEEISAKGIRVLANEWGSIEFGAQRLNIIGIDDFCLGKSDIPRSFHGVEDGWNLVLSHDPNVVLHLEEHHKVDLLLSGHLHGGQFKVPGAFKLFPMGELPKQNVISGMHIVNGKNVYISDGMGQAAFNVRLGTRPEITVHTLRAA encoded by the coding sequence ATGTTGATCATTCTGACTGTGCTCCTGCTTGTCGCCGTCGTCGTTGCCGCCCTGATCGGGTATGCGCACTGGAACACGTTCCGTCCGGTGGTCCGCCACGTCGAGACGACCCTGGACGAGCAACTCGGCGACAAATCGGAACTGCGCATCGTCCAACTGTCCGATCTGCACATGGAACGCCAATCGATCAAACCGGAGCGCATGGCGAAGATCATCGCCGATGCCAACGCCGACTTGATCGTGATGACCGGCGATTATCTCGACAACTACGACAACCTCGATAAATTCATGCTGTACCTCGACGAGATCAAAAAAATCGAGCCGGAGCACGGCATCTGGCTCGTCTGGGGCAACCACGACCACTACCTCGGGGAGCGCATCGACGACTTGGCGGAGGAGATCTCCGCCAAAGGCATTCGCGTGCTCGCCAACGAGTGGGGCTCCATCGAGTTTGGAGCACAGCGTCTCAATATTATCGGAATCGACGACTTCTGCCTCGGCAAGTCGGACATCCCGCGCTCCTTCCACGGTGTCGAGGACGGGTGGAACCTCGTTCTCTCGCACGACCCGAACGTCGTGCTCCACTTGGAAGAGCACCACAAAGTCGACCTGCTTCTGTCCGGCCACTTGCACGGCGGTCAGTTCAAAGTCCCGGGCGCTTTTAAATTGTTCCCGATGGGCGAACTCCCGAAACAGAATGTGATCTCGGGCATGCACATCGTCAATGGCAAAAACGTCTACATCTCGGACGGCATGGGCCAAGCGGCCTTCAATGTTCGCTTGGGCACTCGTCCGGAGATTACCGTACACACTCTGCGCGCGGCGTAG